A stretch of the Calditrichota bacterium genome encodes the following:
- the glnD gene encoding [protein-PII] uridylyltransferase, whose product MERSFQEQRRKIVEDNRGMWNGVSVALKLTEVTDAVISRTFESFLRQRRAPIAVFAPGGYGRCELNLNSDVDLLIIVDDSDKALLKALEKAIRALWDLGLEVGHQVLTPDQAVTLALNEWTFRTTLLEMRFLWGDESLASTVERVLNDRVIFNDYKTFLKTVLDETAARHKKFGNSPQLLEPDVKNGMGGLRDFHALLWLYRSHPDFSGTFKIRKQVRSATMNLLQHLFEQSFLLANDFTALRKAFEFLLSVRNELHLLTDQKMDRLEYGLQKDLASRLTTRGTEERLAVEKFLRDYYLHVRKIYHSYQILSELFIPSRSHFQMEKEWSSREVLAPGILKFKDAIVFEGTTPRIFSERPELLMQVFRWQQEYNLKLGEFLRNALYLQSQTLSDKFQNHPAVVEVFLKIMQNPKNLGRVLRVMHELEILDRFLPEFSAITALAQHDLYHYYSADEHTILAIENVADLLKISEDPFELKATLQSISEKEVLFLALLFHDIGKALPGPHTENGVALASRVFRRWNLSGERVERVLFLIRNHLKMEQFAFRRNSEDPSTLQKFAKIVGDVTNLKLLYLLTYGDLSALNPTVWSEWKAIQLWELFRRTRRYLSGECISEALDEKELSDLAEEILGILPAPFKREEILNHLRMMGEEYLKSFGAEEISGHLLAISQIPANPAFIEFKNLRTHWGVTVVTRDRPSLLAEICGVLAANDLSIFAAQIFTREDGFVIDSFRVLPFSKHIQFSEIVQKDILNDLVNVLSGKIELGELLARHKRRWKRHPLKKSGKPVEIVFDNQLSRDFTIIDIFTDDALGLLYQIARTLSSSGVNIQSAKISTRVDQVSDSFYVTDENGQKIVDSEKIDEIRKNILRSLK is encoded by the coding sequence ATGGAACGGTCCTTTCAGGAACAGCGGCGAAAAATTGTTGAAGACAATCGGGGGATGTGGAATGGTGTAAGTGTGGCTCTGAAATTAACGGAAGTGACGGATGCCGTTATAAGCCGTACTTTTGAATCGTTTCTGCGACAAAGGCGGGCGCCGATTGCCGTATTTGCCCCGGGGGGATATGGCCGTTGTGAGCTCAATCTAAACTCCGACGTGGATTTGTTAATCATTGTGGATGATTCGGATAAGGCTCTTTTGAAGGCCCTGGAAAAAGCGATTCGGGCACTCTGGGATTTGGGCCTGGAAGTGGGGCACCAGGTCCTGACCCCCGATCAGGCGGTGACGCTTGCACTGAATGAATGGACCTTCCGAACCACCCTGCTGGAAATGCGCTTTCTCTGGGGAGATGAATCCCTTGCTTCAACGGTTGAAAGGGTATTGAATGATCGGGTTATTTTTAACGATTACAAAACATTTCTGAAAACGGTTCTCGACGAAACAGCCGCTCGTCACAAGAAATTTGGGAATTCTCCTCAACTGCTGGAACCGGATGTTAAGAACGGTATGGGGGGGCTGAGGGATTTTCATGCCTTGCTCTGGTTGTACCGCAGCCATCCCGATTTTTCCGGGACGTTCAAAATCCGGAAACAGGTGCGCTCGGCAACGATGAACCTGCTGCAACATCTTTTTGAACAATCCTTTCTTTTGGCTAACGATTTTACGGCCCTCCGAAAAGCGTTTGAATTTCTCCTGTCGGTTCGTAATGAGCTTCATCTGTTGACGGATCAAAAAATGGATCGCCTGGAATACGGCTTACAAAAAGATTTGGCCTCCCGGCTTACCACGAGAGGCACGGAAGAACGCCTTGCCGTGGAAAAATTTCTGCGGGATTATTACTTGCATGTGAGAAAAATTTACCACAGTTACCAGATTCTGTCGGAATTGTTTATTCCAAGCCGCTCTCATTTTCAAATGGAAAAAGAATGGTCGAGCCGGGAGGTACTGGCCCCGGGTATTCTGAAATTCAAGGATGCCATCGTTTTTGAAGGAACAACTCCCCGGATTTTCTCCGAACGTCCGGAGTTGCTCATGCAGGTTTTCCGATGGCAGCAGGAGTACAATTTGAAATTGGGGGAATTTTTGAGAAATGCTCTTTATCTTCAATCCCAAACCCTGTCAGACAAGTTTCAGAATCATCCGGCCGTGGTGGAGGTGTTTTTGAAAATCATGCAAAATCCGAAAAACCTGGGGCGGGTTTTGCGGGTTATGCACGAACTGGAAATTCTGGATCGCTTTCTGCCGGAGTTTTCCGCTATTACGGCGCTGGCGCAACACGATCTTTATCATTATTATTCTGCCGACGAACACACCATTTTGGCCATTGAAAATGTGGCCGATCTTCTAAAAATCTCTGAGGATCCGTTTGAACTGAAAGCCACACTTCAGAGCATTTCTGAAAAAGAAGTGCTCTTTCTGGCGCTCCTGTTTCACGATATAGGAAAGGCGCTTCCGGGGCCGCACACAGAAAATGGCGTGGCGTTGGCGAGCAGGGTTTTTCGCCGCTGGAACCTGTCCGGAGAGCGCGTGGAGCGGGTGCTCTTTTTAATCAGAAATCATTTGAAAATGGAGCAGTTTGCCTTTCGCCGGAATAGCGAAGATCCGTCTACGCTTCAAAAATTTGCCAAAATTGTAGGTGATGTTACGAATTTGAAGTTGCTGTACCTTTTGACGTACGGGGATTTGTCAGCGCTTAATCCCACGGTGTGGTCCGAGTGGAAGGCCATCCAATTGTGGGAGCTTTTTCGGCGTACCAGACGCTATTTATCCGGAGAGTGCATTTCGGAGGCGTTGGATGAAAAGGAATTGTCCGATCTGGCAGAAGAAATTTTAGGCATTCTGCCGGCGCCTTTTAAAAGGGAAGAAATTCTAAATCACCTCCGAATGATGGGGGAAGAATACCTGAAATCATTTGGAGCCGAGGAAATTTCTGGCCACCTGCTGGCCATCAGCCAGATTCCCGCCAATCCTGCGTTTATCGAGTTTAAAAATCTTCGGACTCACTGGGGCGTGACCGTGGTGACACGGGACCGGCCCTCCCTTCTGGCGGAAATCTGCGGAGTTTTGGCGGCAAACGATTTGAGCATTTTCGCCGCACAGATTTTTACCCGCGAGGATGGCTTTGTTATTGACAGCTTTCGGGTTCTTCCCTTTTCAAAGCACATTCAATTTTCCGAAATTGTTCAGAAAGACATTTTAAATGATCTGGTGAACGTGCTATCCGGAAAAATCGAATTGGGAGAGCTCCTTGCCCGGCACAAACGCCGCTGGAAACGCCACCCTCTTAAAAAATCCGGTAAACCCGTTGAGATTGTTTTCGATAATCAGCTTTCCCGGGATTTTACAATTATTGATATTTTTACGGATGACGCCCTCGGACTCCTTTACCAGATTGCCCGGACCCTTTCCTCCAGCGGTGTCAATATTCAATCGGCCAAAATTTCCACCCGTGTCGATCAGGTTTCCGATAGCTTTTACGTAACGGATGAAAATGGGCAGAAAATCGTGGATTCGGAAAAAATCGACGAGATTCGAAAAAACATCCTCCGTTCTCTGAAATAA
- a CDS encoding bis-aminopropyl spermidine synthase family protein, with protein sequence MQKLFKAIAENTGLEISTYSFEKILRAMATDSYGWRIVDISDQPFNLVAETLKQLEKRGFIKFVGARVEFTRNGKDLLRQHGIYPKADFRCIHCQGTGYDVSTYANLIEKFNEILEKYPRPESVRNRWIMSTRSIFRRVMLMVQKGNAPGKEIVVVNDADLVSVALALTRLPDRIVVLEYDDEMVDYLFNLIHSMKLPIDVHKYDVRNPVPEEFFGKFDVFITDPPEAYETFLLYLKKGLSLLKPGEGRAGFFGLTHTEASLRKWQTLQRDLLVLNDIVITDILYEFTEYDNDNFQIETIRNDVPIFQERPTIPWYKSCVYRLETLQEFEPLDEGMNVEDDLIDEEQLAYSKKTEKDEDA encoded by the coding sequence GTGCAAAAATTATTTAAAGCGATTGCAGAAAACACGGGTCTTGAAATCTCAACATATTCGTTCGAAAAAATTTTGCGGGCCATGGCAACGGATTCTTACGGCTGGAGAATTGTGGATATTTCGGATCAGCCGTTTAATCTGGTTGCCGAGACCCTTAAGCAGTTAGAAAAACGCGGGTTTATTAAATTCGTCGGAGCACGCGTAGAATTTACACGAAATGGCAAGGATTTGCTGCGTCAGCATGGCATTTACCCCAAAGCCGATTTTCGCTGTATTCATTGTCAGGGTACGGGGTACGATGTGTCGACGTACGCAAATTTGATTGAAAAATTCAATGAAATTCTTGAAAAATATCCGCGTCCCGAGTCGGTCAGGAATCGTTGGATTATGTCCACCCGATCGATTTTCCGCCGGGTGATGCTCATGGTGCAGAAGGGCAATGCGCCCGGGAAGGAAATTGTTGTGGTTAACGATGCCGATTTGGTGAGCGTGGCTCTGGCTTTGACGCGATTACCCGACCGAATTGTCGTTTTGGAGTACGATGATGAGATGGTGGATTATCTGTTTAATTTAATCCATTCGATGAAACTTCCCATCGATGTTCACAAATATGATGTCCGAAACCCTGTTCCGGAAGAATTCTTTGGGAAGTTTGATGTGTTTATTACCGATCCGCCGGAGGCCTACGAAACCTTTCTGCTGTATTTGAAAAAGGGGTTGTCACTGCTCAAACCGGGTGAGGGACGGGCGGGATTTTTTGGGCTCACGCATACAGAGGCCTCTTTGAGAAAATGGCAAACACTGCAGCGCGATTTATTGGTTCTGAATGACATTGTCATTACGGACATCCTGTACGAATTCACGGAATATGACAATGACAATTTCCAGATTGAAACCATTCGAAACGATGTGCCGATCTTTCAGGAGAGGCCGACCATCCCCTGGTATAAATCCTGCGTCTATCGATTGGAAACACTGCAGGAATTTGAGCCTCTTGACGAGGGAATGAATGTGGAAGACGATCTGATCGATGAGGAACAGTTGGCCTATTCGAAAAAAACAGAAAAAGATGAGGACGCTTAG
- a CDS encoding acyl-CoA thioesterase: protein MGKVFKAELQVRSYELDFYGHVNNAIYLNYLEFARGKYLEQEGLSFEDLVKRDIFMIVARAELDYKAPAHMSDWLEVTGFVEKVGHKSMVFRQMIRNKKTGTLVLDSRITIVFVNGRRETIAVPDFLKEKFM, encoded by the coding sequence ATGGGAAAGGTATTTAAAGCGGAGTTGCAGGTTCGCTCGTATGAATTGGATTTTTACGGGCATGTGAACAATGCGATCTATTTGAATTATTTGGAATTTGCAAGGGGGAAATATCTGGAGCAAGAAGGACTTTCATTTGAAGACCTGGTGAAAAGAGATATTTTTATGATTGTTGCCCGCGCTGAACTGGACTATAAGGCTCCTGCACACATGTCAGATTGGCTGGAAGTAACGGGGTTCGTGGAGAAGGTGGGGCACAAAAGTATGGTTTTTCGCCAGATGATTCGAAATAAAAAAACCGGTACGCTTGTACTGGACAGCCGGATTACCATTGTATTTGTAAATGGGCGGCGGGAAACCATTGCGGTTCCCGATTTTTTAAAAGAAAAATTTATGTAG
- a CDS encoding VWA domain-containing protein: protein MISSVSWSFSIQGSPVLLAGFALLSLIMVVWLYRKTYPPLSRGLRIFLGIVRGVALLLIILLLFHPVLHIIRHFVEKPDIAVLIDTSRSMSIKDGNQRRSDIAKSVLKNKVFGEIDPVCNLHYFSFSVHAKPIQKLNIDSLSFTGDGTDISQALQDVRKNLLNHYFSAVILISDGIYNTGENPVYLAQNYDVPVYTVGIGDPTEKKDVLIARVLTNEVVYAKNRVPVDVVVTHFGFEGQKVMVFLKQAGKVLDSKPLTLGPSNQEEVVHLFFTPLREGFQKYEVSISGLKSEFTRINNRRSFYVKVLKSKLKVLILAGGPSPDVKFVRRILDDDKNMDVTILAQKRGGGYYVIPRARKWFSVNFDAFVLIDFPRWTVRSDLRKFLDEKLVGPRHSLLFIEGENLQNSDLRFLQPVLPFKVDQAPRQLREVYLQLTPAGEVEDILRVGDNLETTLGLWQDLPPVDTYLQNYSPLPGTKILAVVDPAKSKLPPSVQFKKPLILVRNVGKEKSVALMFENVWRWDLMMWGIGKNDEVLQKFLTRTVRWLATRMETKPVQLKTDRQIYRSGEEAVFLGQVYDKAFKPVDGADFKVRVKSGKDTLTLLLDNIGNGKYEGRFRIPAAGTYTYKGTAFLNDMKLGTASGKFSAGEFQIEFLQTRMNEKLLQQISARTSGTFYLPRNVSRLKKDLKFSSRELSSENTYTLWNVWLLLAVIIFLFVIEWSIRRRKGLL, encoded by the coding sequence ATGATCAGCAGTGTCAGTTGGAGTTTTTCCATTCAGGGGAGTCCGGTTCTGTTGGCGGGATTCGCGCTTTTGTCCCTGATTATGGTCGTCTGGTTGTATCGGAAAACCTATCCGCCGCTCTCCAGAGGTTTAAGAATTTTTCTTGGAATCGTGCGGGGGGTGGCGCTGCTGCTCATTATTCTTTTGCTCTTTCATCCGGTTCTGCACATTATTCGCCATTTTGTGGAAAAACCGGATATCGCCGTTCTGATCGATACATCCCGAAGTATGTCCATCAAAGATGGAAACCAGCGTCGTTCGGATATTGCAAAATCTGTCCTTAAAAATAAGGTGTTTGGGGAAATTGATCCGGTCTGCAACCTGCATTATTTTTCGTTTTCTGTTCATGCAAAACCCATACAAAAGTTAAATATCGACTCTTTGAGCTTTACAGGGGATGGGACCGATATTTCACAGGCACTGCAGGATGTTCGGAAAAACCTGCTCAATCACTATTTTTCAGCGGTTATTCTTATTTCGGACGGCATTTACAATACGGGCGAAAATCCGGTTTACCTGGCACAGAATTATGATGTTCCCGTTTACACGGTCGGAATCGGTGATCCCACAGAGAAAAAGGATGTTTTGATTGCCCGCGTACTGACGAATGAAGTGGTTTATGCCAAAAACAGGGTTCCGGTGGATGTGGTAGTGACCCACTTCGGATTTGAAGGACAAAAGGTGATGGTTTTTCTCAAGCAGGCGGGAAAAGTGCTGGATTCAAAGCCGCTCACCCTTGGGCCGTCGAATCAGGAGGAGGTTGTGCACCTGTTTTTTACCCCCCTCCGCGAAGGATTTCAAAAATACGAGGTTTCGATTTCCGGATTAAAGTCCGAATTTACCCGGATCAACAACCGGCGCAGCTTTTATGTGAAGGTTTTAAAAAGCAAGCTGAAGGTGCTTATTCTGGCAGGCGGGCCCTCACCCGATGTAAAATTTGTCCGTCGGATTCTGGATGACGACAAAAACATGGATGTGACGATTCTGGCGCAAAAACGCGGCGGGGGTTATTACGTCATTCCAAGAGCGCGAAAATGGTTTTCCGTAAATTTTGATGCATTTGTACTCATTGATTTTCCGCGCTGGACAGTACGCTCGGATCTGCGGAAGTTTTTGGATGAAAAGCTTGTCGGGCCCAGGCATTCACTGCTTTTTATCGAAGGGGAAAATCTGCAAAATAGCGACCTTCGCTTCTTACAACCGGTTCTTCCCTTCAAGGTGGATCAGGCCCCGCGGCAGCTGCGCGAGGTTTATCTTCAGCTGACACCTGCAGGAGAAGTGGAGGACATTCTGCGCGTCGGGGACAATCTGGAAACGACCCTTGGACTTTGGCAGGATCTTCCCCCTGTCGATACCTATTTGCAGAACTATTCACCACTTCCCGGAACCAAGATTCTGGCGGTTGTGGATCCGGCAAAATCAAAACTGCCGCCAAGTGTCCAGTTTAAAAAGCCTCTCATTTTGGTGCGAAACGTGGGGAAAGAGAAGAGTGTAGCGCTCATGTTTGAAAATGTCTGGCGATGGGACCTGATGATGTGGGGAATCGGGAAAAATGACGAGGTGCTGCAAAAATTCCTGACGCGGACAGTCCGTTGGCTGGCTACGCGAATGGAAACCAAACCCGTTCAACTAAAAACCGATCGGCAAATCTATCGGAGTGGGGAAGAGGCTGTTTTTCTGGGACAGGTTTACGATAAGGCTTTTAAGCCTGTGGATGGCGCTGATTTTAAAGTAAGGGTTAAAAGCGGAAAAGATACCCTGACCCTTTTATTGGATAATATTGGCAACGGCAAATATGAGGGGAGATTTCGCATTCCGGCCGCGGGAACCTACACATACAAAGGGACAGCATTCTTAAATGATATGAAATTAGGTACGGCGTCCGGTAAATTTTCCGCGGGAGAATTCCAGATTGAGTTTTTGCAGACACGGATGAATGAAAAATTATTGCAACAAATTTCTGCACGTACATCTGGAACATTTTACCTTCCCCGGAATGTGTCCCGTTTGAAAAAGGATCTGAAATTTTCAAGTCGGGAGCTTTCTTCAGAAAATACGTACACGCTCTGGAATGTCTGGCTGCTTCTGGCTGTAATTATTTTTCTCTTTGTAATTGAATGGAGTATTCGCCGTCGGAAGGGACTGCTGTAG
- the tsaD gene encoding tRNA (adenosine(37)-N6)-threonylcarbamoyltransferase complex transferase subunit TsaD, protein MKVLGIETSCDETAAAVLVDGKLESSIILSQLDVHRAFGGVVPELASRAHIQAILPIIQKALDEASLKKTDIDALAVTYGPGLIGSLLVGLNVAKGIAAALGKPLVGVNHIEGHIFANALEHPRLKPPFLVLVVSGGHTQLVDVKNWGKYAIMGKTIDDAAGEAFDKVAKLLGLDYPGGPEIDRLAKNGNPDFVKFPRAWMGSRNLNFSFSGLKTAVLTYLESQKDEFVRDHLADIVASFQQAVVDVLVEKSRKALVLLKHQRVALAGGVARNSALRAAFVEMGKKSGVEVFLPGPEFCTDNAAMIAKAGQFYLEQGISSPYDLDANPSLKLPVSRSAVAEG, encoded by the coding sequence ATGAAAGTATTGGGAATAGAAACATCCTGCGACGAAACGGCTGCTGCCGTTCTGGTTGACGGCAAACTTGAATCCAGTATTATTTTGTCTCAATTGGATGTCCATCGTGCGTTTGGAGGGGTTGTGCCGGAGCTGGCTTCCCGGGCCCATATTCAGGCGATACTGCCCATTATTCAAAAAGCCCTGGATGAGGCCAGCCTTAAAAAAACCGACATCGATGCCCTGGCTGTCACATACGGCCCGGGTCTCATTGGATCCCTTCTGGTGGGCCTCAACGTGGCAAAAGGAATAGCCGCAGCCCTTGGGAAACCTCTGGTGGGCGTAAACCACATTGAAGGTCATATTTTTGCAAATGCTCTGGAACATCCTCGTCTGAAGCCGCCCTTTCTGGTCCTGGTTGTGTCCGGGGGGCATACCCAGTTGGTGGATGTTAAGAATTGGGGTAAATATGCGATTATGGGAAAGACAATCGATGATGCCGCGGGAGAGGCTTTCGATAAAGTGGCTAAACTTCTGGGGTTGGATTATCCCGGCGGACCCGAGATTGATCGGCTGGCAAAGAACGGAAATCCCGATTTTGTCAAATTCCCCAGGGCCTGGATGGGCTCCCGGAATTTGAACTTTAGTTTCAGCGGTTTAAAAACCGCCGTGCTGACCTACCTTGAATCTCAAAAAGATGAATTTGTTCGAGATCATCTTGCAGATATTGTGGCCAGTTTTCAGCAGGCCGTGGTAGATGTCCTGGTGGAAAAATCACGAAAGGCACTGGTTTTGCTAAAGCATCAGAGGGTAGCTCTGGCAGGGGGAGTGGCACGGAATTCTGCTCTGCGAGCGGCCTTTGTCGAGATGGGAAAGAAAAGTGGAGTGGAGGTTTTTTTGCCGGGGCCGGAATTTTGCACAGATAATGCGGCCATGATTGCAAAAGCGGGACAATTCTACCTTGAGCAGGGTATTTCATCCCCCTATGATCTGGATGCCAATCCATCGCTAAAACTGCCGGTGTCTCGTTCTGCAGTGGCGGAGGGTTGA
- a CDS encoding DUF3307 domain-containing protein, with product MDLFWLLVLAHLVGDFPLQTDTIFHYKNKYKWGILLHVSICAVMNMVFTIPFLGYPSFWLVLFILFISHVFYDSGKIWITQTVLKDNIFLFLFDQFLHFATIWLVTVFFLGIHTTLHIDYSMPFYSDRTLVIQLSGFVFAVFALAPLVFYVQQFINSRLEKKKRKNLVFPEFRERVPGYVERFLLVLFAFLGGWFWLGVLIVFGARVLLRGEFDWPTLIFGNAVAVLTGLLI from the coding sequence ATGGATCTTTTCTGGCTGCTTGTTTTGGCCCATTTGGTAGGGGATTTTCCTCTGCAAACGGATACCATTTTCCATTATAAAAACAAGTACAAATGGGGAATTCTTTTGCATGTCTCCATTTGTGCCGTGATGAATATGGTTTTTACCATCCCTTTTCTGGGGTATCCCTCGTTTTGGCTGGTACTTTTTATTCTTTTTATCTCACATGTCTTTTATGATTCCGGAAAAATCTGGATCACCCAGACGGTTTTAAAAGATAATATTTTTCTTTTTCTTTTTGATCAGTTCCTGCATTTTGCCACAATCTGGCTGGTAACGGTTTTCTTTTTGGGCATACACACGACCCTTCACATCGATTATTCTATGCCCTTTTATTCCGATCGAACACTGGTTATTCAGCTCTCCGGTTTTGTTTTTGCTGTTTTTGCGCTTGCGCCTCTTGTTTTTTATGTCCAGCAATTCATTAATTCCCGTCTGGAAAAGAAAAAAAGAAAAAACTTGGTTTTTCCCGAATTTAGAGAGCGGGTCCCCGGATATGTGGAGCGATTTCTTCTGGTGCTTTTCGCATTCCTGGGGGGATGGTTCTGGTTGGGAGTTTTGATTGTTTTTGGGGCACGAGTGCTCCTCAGGGGAGAATTTGATTGGCCAACGTTGATTTTCGGGAACGCCGTTGCTGTTTTGACAGGACTTCTTATTTAG
- a CDS encoding 50S ribosomal protein L9, with product MKVILKQDVESVGTVGDIVTVKNGYARNYLIPKGIALEATPGNLKRIEQEKKTLELQKNREKKAAEQEAAKLNNVSVTISVSVGEEDKLFGSVTSQDIADALKEKGFKIDKRKIVLDEPIKVLGIYSVPVKLHTEVEAKVKVWVVKK from the coding sequence ATGAAAGTTATTTTGAAGCAAGATGTGGAGTCGGTTGGCACGGTTGGTGACATTGTAACGGTTAAAAATGGATATGCCCGGAATTACCTTATTCCAAAAGGAATTGCCCTGGAAGCAACCCCCGGAAATCTCAAACGAATTGAGCAGGAAAAGAAGACCCTGGAGTTGCAAAAAAATCGGGAGAAAAAGGCAGCCGAACAGGAAGCCGCCAAACTGAACAATGTTTCCGTGACCATCTCGGTTTCTGTGGGTGAAGAAGATAAATTATTCGGTTCGGTAACCTCCCAGGATATTGCAGATGCCCTCAAAGAAAAAGGGTTCAAAATAGATAAGCGGAAAATTGTTTTGGATGAACCCATTAAGGTTCTGGGCATTTATTCAGTACCCGTAAAACTGCATACCGAAGTGGAAGCAAAAGTCAAAGTATGGGTTGTCAAAAAATAA
- the rpsR gene encoding 30S ribosomal protein S18, translating into MKKKRICRFCENKIEYIDYKDEKLLQRFTTEQGKIIPRRISGTCAHHQRQLVKAIKRARHLALIPFVADQSN; encoded by the coding sequence ATGAAAAAAAAGCGGATTTGTCGTTTTTGCGAAAACAAAATCGAGTATATTGATTATAAAGATGAAAAATTGCTTCAAAGGTTTACAACCGAACAGGGTAAAATTATTCCTCGCCGAATTTCGGGAACATGCGCCCATCATCAGCGTCAATTGGTCAAAGCGATTAAACGCGCACGGCATTTAGCCTTGATTCCTTTTGTTGCAGATCAATCAAACTAA
- the rpsF gene encoding 30S ribosomal protein S6, with amino-acid sequence MEQRLYETTIIVDPQLDQSKIEELVNKIQKMITDEGGSIRKVDHWGKKRLAYEIKKKQYGYYIYFLYDSNGKALPHLEKEFRLNETIMRDLTVRLDEKALKQLEKGKITDFKKFGGSYKKHYSRANNSSRRETPKAAEEKVQEKTDTEPAEVPAGE; translated from the coding sequence ATGGAGCAGCGTTTGTACGAAACAACGATTATCGTGGATCCTCAATTGGACCAATCGAAGATTGAGGAGTTGGTGAATAAAATCCAAAAAATGATTACGGATGAGGGCGGATCGATTCGTAAAGTAGACCATTGGGGCAAAAAGCGCCTGGCCTACGAAATCAAGAAGAAACAATACGGGTATTACATTTATTTTCTCTACGACTCAAATGGAAAAGCCCTGCCTCATCTGGAAAAGGAATTCCGGTTGAATGAGACCATTATGCGGGATCTAACGGTTCGATTGGATGAAAAGGCTCTCAAGCAGTTGGAAAAAGGGAAAATTACGGATTTCAAGAAGTTCGGGGGATCCTATAAAAAGCATTATTCCCGAGCAAACAATTCCAGTCGGCGCGAAACGCCTAAAGCAGCCGAGGAAAAGGTTCAGGAAAAAACGGATACGGAGCCAGCTGAAGTTCCTGCGGGGGAATAG
- a CDS encoding aminoacyl-tRNA hydrolase: MINDTESRYLIVGLGNPGRKYRNTRHNVGFMVLDRLAEELGLTFKQGRGDYLQASGRIKEKKVALIKPLTFMNNSGLAVRQAVQFYKSDLSHILVIVDDFQIPLGVIRIRKQGSDGGHNGLASIMSHLGTKNFPRLRVGIGREAPIDNWITFVLSDFSREEKTLLEQIIPIAVEAAISFVVDGIETAMNKYNRKRE, translated from the coding sequence ATGATTAATGACACAGAGTCCCGTTATTTGATCGTTGGGCTCGGTAACCCGGGAAGAAAGTATCGAAACACACGCCATAATGTGGGGTTTATGGTGCTGGATCGCCTTGCGGAAGAGCTGGGATTGACTTTCAAGCAAGGCCGGGGAGATTATCTTCAAGCCAGCGGCCGGATTAAAGAGAAAAAAGTCGCACTGATTAAGCCACTAACCTTTATGAATAACAGTGGGTTGGCCGTTCGCCAGGCGGTTCAGTTTTACAAAAGTGATCTTTCACATATTCTGGTGATTGTTGATGACTTTCAAATTCCACTGGGTGTGATTCGTATTCGCAAACAGGGAAGTGATGGGGGGCACAATGGGTTAGCCTCAATAATGTCCCATCTTGGAACCAAGAATTTTCCTCGGTTAAGGGTGGGGATCGGTCGAGAGGCTCCCATTGATAATTGGATCACGTTTGTTCTTTCCGATTTCTCACGGGAAGAAAAAACGCTTTTGGAACAAATTATTCCCATTGCGGTTGAAGCAGCGATCAGTTTTGTAGTGGATGGCATAGAAACAGCAATGAACAAATACAATCGAAAAAGAGAGTAG
- a CDS encoding 50S ribosomal protein L25, producing MSEAVIKADLREKGTKSQLKQLRKAGKIPAVFYSAHKDSRLITLDAKEFRHLLLAGANIFDLVVGKGRKKACIVREVQVDPVTDEIVHVDLLGIKASEKVTMKVPIVLVGEAIGVKDFGGILEHQLREVEISCLPKDIPENIEIDISHLNIGDSVTIGDLKMENVEFLTDPEHTVASVSHPKKVEEEVVAEEEGVGEEEAEPEVIHGKEEKTEEGE from the coding sequence ATGTCTGAGGCAGTTATTAAAGCGGATTTGCGCGAAAAGGGGACCAAATCCCAATTAAAGCAACTTCGAAAAGCGGGAAAAATTCCTGCCGTTTTTTATAGCGCACACAAGGATTCACGGTTGATCACACTGGATGCCAAGGAATTCCGACACCTCTTGCTGGCCGGCGCCAATATTTTTGATCTGGTGGTGGGTAAGGGGCGGAAAAAGGCCTGTATCGTACGCGAAGTGCAAGTCGATCCGGTAACGGACGAGATCGTCCATGTGGATCTTCTGGGAATTAAGGCTTCCGAAAAGGTCACCATGAAAGTACCCATTGTTCTCGTTGGAGAGGCTATTGGTGTAAAAGATTTTGGCGGAATACTGGAACACCAGTTGCGGGAAGTGGAAATTTCTTGTTTGCCAAAAGATATTCCGGAAAATATTGAAATCGACATCAGTCATCTTAATATTGGTGACAGCGTTACGATTGGCGATCTGAAGATGGAAAATGTGGAGTTTTTAACCGATCCGGAACATACGGTTGCCTCCGTCAGCCACCCGAAGAAGGTTGAGGAAGAGGTCGTTGCCGAAGAAGAGGGTGTGGGTGAAGAAGAGGCTGAACCGGAAGTGATTCACGGTAAAGAAGAAAAGACCGAGGAAGGGGAATAG